A region of Lichenibacterium dinghuense DNA encodes the following proteins:
- a CDS encoding hybrid-cluster NAD(P)-dependent oxidoreductase translates to MSDLPPPTWNPGEHEALVCRAVRRETADVSTFVLSAPAPRRFAYRAGQFITIEVTAGGATYNRCYTLSSTPTRPDLVSITVKRVPGGPVSNWLHDNLRPGMPLPATGPMGEFVREAAPAPKLLYLTAGSGITPLMSMARATLDEAAEADIVFFHSARTPADIVFRAELDYFGRLNRGVRTVAVCEADGGEAWSGPRGRLTLEILAEACPDFRERAAFTCGPNGYMAGVRAMLEGAGFPMARYHQESFSFETLAKDEPAVAEAVEAAEPIAAPAPAAGFRVHFSKSGMTVDCAADDTVLSAARKGGMRLPSSCRQGVCGTCKSKLVSGTVDMKAAGGIRPREVSQGLVLLCCSRPTSDLVVDR, encoded by the coding sequence GTGAGCGACCTCCCTCCCCCGACCTGGAACCCCGGCGAACACGAGGCCCTCGTGTGCCGGGCCGTGCGGCGCGAAACCGCCGACGTGTCCACCTTCGTGCTGTCGGCGCCCGCGCCGCGGCGCTTCGCCTACCGGGCGGGCCAGTTCATCACGATCGAGGTGACGGCCGGCGGCGCCACCTACAACCGGTGCTACACGCTGTCCTCGACGCCCACGCGCCCCGACCTCGTGTCCATCACGGTCAAGCGCGTGCCCGGCGGCCCGGTCTCGAACTGGCTGCACGACAACCTGCGCCCCGGCATGCCGCTCCCCGCCACGGGGCCGATGGGCGAGTTCGTGCGCGAGGCCGCGCCCGCGCCCAAGCTCCTCTACCTGACGGCGGGCAGCGGCATCACGCCCCTGATGTCGATGGCGCGGGCGACCCTCGACGAGGCCGCCGAGGCCGACATCGTGTTCTTCCACAGCGCGCGCACGCCGGCCGACATCGTGTTCCGGGCGGAGCTCGACTATTTCGGCCGCCTGAACCGCGGGGTCCGCACCGTCGCGGTCTGCGAGGCGGACGGCGGCGAGGCCTGGTCCGGGCCCCGCGGCCGCCTGACCCTGGAGATCCTCGCCGAGGCCTGCCCGGACTTCCGCGAGCGCGCGGCCTTCACCTGCGGCCCCAACGGCTACATGGCCGGCGTGCGGGCCATGCTGGAGGGGGCGGGCTTCCCCATGGCCCGCTACCACCAGGAAAGCTTCTCCTTCGAGACGCTCGCGAAGGACGAGCCCGCGGTCGCCGAGGCCGTCGAGGCGGCGGAGCCCATCGCGGCGCCCGCGCCCGCGGCGGGGTTCCGCGTCCACTTCAGCAAGAGCGGCATGACGGTCGACTGCGCGGCCGACGACACCGTGCTGTCGGCCGCCCGCAAGGGCGGCATGCGCCTGCCGTCGAGCTGCCGGCAGGGCGTGTGCGGGACCTGCAAGAGCAAGCTCGTGTCGGGCACCGTCGACATGAAGGCGGCCGGCGGCATCCGGCCGCGCGAGGTCAGCCAGGGCCTGGTCCTGCTCTGCTGCTCCCGCCCGACGAGCGACCTCGTCGTCGACCGCTGA
- a CDS encoding formate dehydrogenase subunit gamma, with protein MSLAPPPHRPWDPAEAEAVVAGHAGLDGAALPMLHALQERFGHVPEAAVPIVAEALNLSRAEVHGVVTFYHDFRRSPPGRHTVKLCRAEACQATGAVALAEHAMRRLGVGWHGTTADGAVTLEPVFCLGLCASGPAALVDGEPAAFPDAAALDAALAELRA; from the coding sequence ATGTCGCTCGCGCCCCCGCCGCATCGCCCCTGGGACCCCGCCGAGGCCGAGGCCGTGGTGGCCGGCCACGCGGGCCTCGATGGGGCCGCCCTGCCGATGCTGCACGCCCTGCAGGAGCGCTTCGGCCACGTGCCCGAGGCGGCGGTGCCGATCGTCGCCGAGGCGCTCAACCTGTCGCGGGCCGAGGTGCACGGGGTGGTGACCTTCTACCACGACTTCCGCCGCTCGCCCCCCGGCCGGCACACCGTCAAGCTGTGCCGCGCCGAGGCCTGCCAGGCCACCGGCGCCGTCGCGCTGGCCGAGCACGCCATGCGGCGCCTCGGCGTCGGCTGGCACGGCACCACCGCGGACGGCGCCGTGACGCTGGAGCCGGTCTTCTGCCTCGGCCTCTGCGCGAGCGGCCCCGCGGCGCTGGTCGACGGCGAGCCCGCGGCCTTCCCGGACGCCGCCGCGCTCGACGCCGCGCTGGCGGAGCTGCGCGCGTGA
- a CDS encoding lytic murein transglycosylase: MQWPPMMARALSGPALTLLLALPAAAEPAPQPPSPAALAAFVASLRPAAAARGVTPATFDAAFAGVAPDPAVAALTRRQAELNKPTGAYLAAAVTPARVAEGRALLAKYSDDLAAIERRFGVPGPILVAIWGLETNYGAAPGAKDVIRSMATLGAMGYRADLYRDELLAALDILQRGEAPRDALRGSWAGAMGQPQFMPSSFLKYAVDWHGDGRRDIWGDAPDALASIADFLHEQGWTPGQPWGFEVRLPDDFDLGAASRAPFPAWAARGVVRADGDALPGDGTGILYFPAGSPGPAFLVTTNFSVIKTYNSSDSYVLAVGTLADRMAGGPPVAAAWPTAAPIGRDDRIALQARLAALGLPVDDRTGRISLTLRDAIREAQKRVGLVPDGNPTAALVRALERGG; the protein is encoded by the coding sequence ATGCAATGGCCGCCGATGATGGCCCGCGCTCTGTCCGGGCCGGCGCTGACCCTGCTCCTGGCGCTTCCCGCGGCCGCCGAGCCCGCGCCGCAGCCCCCCTCCCCGGCCGCGCTCGCCGCCTTCGTGGCGTCGCTGAGGCCCGCCGCTGCGGCGCGCGGCGTCACCCCGGCCACCTTCGACGCGGCCTTCGCCGGGGTCGCGCCCGATCCGGCCGTCGCGGCCCTGACGCGGCGCCAGGCCGAGCTCAACAAGCCGACCGGCGCCTACCTCGCCGCGGCGGTGACGCCGGCGCGCGTCGCGGAAGGGCGGGCGCTGCTGGCGAAGTACAGCGACGACCTCGCCGCGATCGAGCGTCGCTTCGGCGTGCCGGGCCCGATCCTGGTCGCGATCTGGGGGCTGGAAACCAACTACGGCGCCGCGCCGGGCGCCAAGGACGTGATCCGCTCCATGGCGACGCTGGGCGCCATGGGCTACCGCGCCGATCTCTACCGGGACGAGCTGCTGGCGGCGCTGGACATCCTGCAGCGCGGGGAAGCGCCGCGCGACGCGCTGCGCGGCTCCTGGGCGGGCGCCATGGGCCAGCCGCAGTTCATGCCGTCGAGCTTCCTGAAATACGCGGTCGACTGGCACGGCGACGGCCGCCGCGACATCTGGGGCGACGCGCCGGACGCGCTGGCCTCCATCGCCGACTTCCTGCACGAGCAGGGCTGGACGCCGGGCCAGCCCTGGGGCTTCGAGGTGCGGCTGCCGGACGATTTCGACCTCGGCGCCGCGTCGCGCGCGCCCTTCCCGGCTTGGGCGGCGCGGGGCGTCGTGCGCGCCGACGGGGACGCCCTGCCGGGGGACGGGACCGGCATCCTGTATTTCCCGGCCGGCTCGCCCGGCCCGGCCTTCCTGGTGACGACGAACTTCTCCGTCATCAAGACCTACAACTCGTCGGACAGCTACGTGCTGGCGGTCGGCACCCTGGCGGACCGGATGGCGGGCGGCCCGCCGGTCGCGGCCGCCTGGCCCACCGCGGCGCCGATCGGCCGCGACGACCGGATCGCGCTGCAGGCGCGCCTCGCCGCGCTCGGCCTGCCGGTCGACGACCGCACCGGGCGCATCAGCCTCACCCTGCGGGACGCGATCCGCGAGGCGCAGAAGCGGGTCGGCCTCGTGCCGGACGGCAACCCGACCGCGGCGCTGGTGCGCGCGCTGGAGCGGGGAGGCTGA
- a CDS encoding DUF433 domain-containing protein, which yields MVSAFMQPSEAAVGPAAPDLIARVEGLMGGRPVIRGTRITVASVKGRVAGGDSLVDLMADYPEVTREAFEAAIAYDDGAAAARPIRGGARRDV from the coding sequence ATGGTTTCCGCTTTCATGCAGCCTTCCGAAGCCGCCGTCGGGCCGGCGGCCCCCGACCTCATCGCCCGCGTCGAAGGACTCATGGGCGGGCGTCCGGTCATCCGGGGCACGCGGATCACGGTGGCCTCCGTGAAGGGGCGCGTCGCCGGCGGCGACAGCCTCGTCGACCTGATGGCGGACTATCCCGAGGTGACGCGGGAAGCCTTCGAGGCGGCGATCGCCTACGACGACGGAGCCGCCGCGGCCCGCCCCATCCGCGGTGGCGCGCGGCGGGACGTGTGA
- a CDS encoding aromatic ring-hydroxylating oxygenase subunit alpha: MESLKKLLRDRIPMHSLAREFYTSQDVFDADMKFIFGQHWICAGVEADVPDAGDVVTVEFGDTSVLIVRDDDMEVRAFHNVCRHRGARLVPEGKSNVGNLVCRYHAWAYDLTGSLVHADHMAADFDPKCRSLKPVHLRSVGGLLFICLAEQPPADVDTLSAVMTPYLAPHDLANAKVAHTVDLIEEGNWKLTMENNRECYHCGANHPELTTSLFAYGFGFAPENMDEDERAELERYDTMVLERQTAWEAAGLPSRNVERLNDVTGFRCERLPIDRHGESQTLDTRAACAKPLGQLKDARSGGLSFWTQPNSWHHFMADHIVVFMALPLSPERTLVRTKWLVHRDAVEGVDYDVDRLTAVWTATNRQDADLVEMTQKGVKSTAYEPGPYSPYTEELVEKFQTWYVSRLKAGLDA, from the coding sequence ATGGAATCCTTGAAGAAGCTCCTCCGCGATCGCATCCCCATGCACAGCCTGGCGCGGGAATTCTACACGTCCCAGGACGTGTTCGACGCCGACATGAAGTTCATCTTCGGGCAGCACTGGATCTGCGCCGGCGTCGAGGCCGACGTGCCGGATGCGGGCGACGTCGTGACGGTCGAGTTCGGCGACACCTCCGTGCTGATCGTGCGCGACGACGACATGGAGGTCCGCGCCTTCCACAACGTGTGCCGCCATCGCGGCGCCCGCCTGGTGCCCGAAGGCAAGTCCAACGTCGGGAATCTGGTGTGCCGCTACCACGCCTGGGCCTACGACCTGACCGGCAGCCTCGTCCACGCCGACCACATGGCGGCCGACTTCGACCCCAAGTGCCGGAGCCTGAAGCCCGTCCACCTGCGGTCTGTCGGGGGGCTCCTGTTCATCTGCCTGGCCGAGCAGCCGCCGGCGGACGTCGACACCCTGTCCGCGGTGATGACGCCCTACCTGGCGCCGCACGACCTCGCCAACGCCAAGGTGGCCCACACGGTCGACCTTATCGAGGAGGGGAACTGGAAGCTCACCATGGAGAACAACCGCGAGTGCTACCACTGCGGCGCCAACCATCCCGAGCTCACCACCTCGCTGTTCGCCTACGGCTTCGGCTTCGCGCCGGAGAACATGGACGAGGACGAGCGAGCCGAGCTCGAGCGCTATGACACGATGGTGCTTGAGCGGCAGACCGCGTGGGAGGCGGCCGGCCTGCCCTCGCGCAACGTCGAGCGGCTCAACGACGTGACCGGCTTCCGCTGCGAGCGCCTGCCCATCGACCGCCACGGCGAAAGCCAGACCCTCGACACCCGGGCGGCCTGCGCCAAGCCGCTCGGCCAGCTCAAGGACGCGCGCTCCGGCGGCCTGTCCTTCTGGACGCAGCCCAACAGCTGGCACCACTTCATGGCCGACCACATCGTGGTCTTCATGGCGCTGCCGCTGTCCCCGGAGCGGACGCTGGTGCGCACCAAGTGGCTGGTCCACCGGGACGCGGTCGAGGGCGTCGACTACGACGTCGACCGCCTCACGGCCGTGTGGACGGCCACCAACCGCCAGGACGCCGACCTCGTCGAGATGACCCAGAAGGGGGTCAAGAGCACGGCCTACGAGCCCGGCCCCTACTCGCCCTACACCGAGGAGCTCGTCGAGAAGTTCCAGACCTGGTACGTGAGCCGCCTCAAGGCGGGGCTGGACGCGTGA
- a CDS encoding alpha/beta fold hydrolase, with the protein MADAVLLLHGIARTSASMRALQRALEAAGYPVLNLDYRSRRLPLADLAEAIHPAVSRFAAATEGALHVAAHSMGGLLARVYLARHRPARLGRTVMLGTPNNGSEVADFLRGWPPYRLVFGPAGQQLVTGQTVELKAALGAVDYELGILAGDRPLNPFAAALLLPGPNDGKVTVASTRLAGMADHRVIHTSHTRLASHPEAIAAALRFLRDGSFGA; encoded by the coding sequence ATGGCGGACGCCGTCCTCCTGCTCCACGGCATAGCGCGCACCTCGGCGTCGATGCGCGCGCTGCAGCGCGCCCTCGAGGCGGCCGGCTATCCCGTGCTGAACCTCGACTACCGCAGCCGCCGCCTGCCGCTGGCCGACCTCGCCGAGGCGATCCACCCCGCGGTGTCGCGCTTCGCGGCGGCGACCGAGGGGGCGCTGCACGTCGCGGCGCATTCCATGGGCGGCCTGCTGGCGCGCGTCTACCTCGCCCGCCACCGCCCGGCGCGGCTCGGCCGCACCGTGATGCTGGGAACGCCCAACAACGGCAGCGAGGTCGCGGACTTCCTGCGCGGCTGGCCGCCCTACCGCCTCGTCTTCGGGCCGGCGGGGCAGCAACTCGTCACGGGGCAGACGGTTGAGCTGAAGGCCGCGCTCGGCGCAGTCGACTACGAGCTCGGCATCCTGGCCGGGGACCGGCCGCTCAACCCGTTCGCCGCGGCGCTGCTGCTGCCGGGGCCGAACGACGGCAAGGTGACGGTGGCGAGCACGCGGCTGGCCGGCATGGCCGACCACCGGGTGATCCACACGTCGCACACGCGGCTCGCCTCGCATCCGGAGGCGATCGCCGCCGCGCTGCGGTTCCTGCGCGACGGGTCCTTCGGCGCGTGA
- the fdhA gene encoding formaldehyde dehydrogenase, glutathione-independent codes for MGDNRGVVYLGRDKVEVQSIDDPKMETPDGRLITHAAILKVVSTNICGSDQHMVRGRTTAQQGLVLGHEITGEVIEVGADVEMVAKGDLVSVPFNVACGRCQCCREQNTGVCLTVNPARPGGAYGYVDMGGWIGGQARYVMIPYADFNLLRFPDKAQAMSKIRDLTMLSDILPTGFHGAVTAKVGVGSTVYVAGAGPVGLAAAASARILGAAVVMIGDFNADRLAHAAKVGFTPVDLSKHDRLGEMVEAVVGRPEVDSFIDCVGFEARGHAGGEQPAVVLNQAMALTRAAGSIGIPGLYVTEDPGAVEEGARTGNLSLRFGQGWAKSQSFHTGQTPTLRYNRQLMQAILHDRLPIAEVVNATVIPLEQAAEGYKSFDDGAAKKFVLDPHGLLAA; via the coding sequence ATGGGCGACAATCGCGGCGTCGTGTATCTGGGCCGGGACAAGGTCGAGGTGCAGTCGATCGACGATCCCAAGATGGAAACGCCCGACGGGCGGCTGATCACCCACGCGGCCATCCTCAAGGTCGTGTCCACCAACATCTGCGGGTCGGACCAGCACATGGTGCGCGGGCGCACCACGGCGCAGCAAGGCCTCGTGCTCGGGCACGAGATCACCGGCGAGGTCATCGAGGTCGGCGCCGACGTCGAGATGGTGGCCAAGGGCGACCTCGTGTCCGTGCCCTTCAACGTCGCCTGCGGGCGCTGCCAGTGCTGCCGCGAGCAGAACACGGGCGTGTGCCTGACGGTGAACCCGGCGCGGCCGGGCGGCGCCTACGGCTACGTCGACATGGGCGGCTGGATCGGCGGGCAGGCCCGCTACGTCATGATCCCCTACGCGGACTTCAACCTGCTGCGCTTCCCCGACAAGGCGCAGGCGATGAGCAAGATCCGCGACCTGACCATGCTCAGCGACATCCTGCCGACGGGCTTCCACGGCGCCGTCACGGCCAAGGTGGGCGTCGGCTCCACGGTCTACGTCGCGGGCGCCGGGCCGGTGGGCCTCGCGGCCGCCGCCTCCGCGCGCATCCTCGGCGCCGCGGTGGTGATGATCGGCGACTTCAACGCCGACCGGCTCGCGCATGCCGCCAAGGTGGGCTTCACGCCGGTGGACCTGTCCAAGCACGACAGGCTCGGCGAGATGGTCGAAGCGGTGGTCGGGCGGCCGGAGGTCGACAGCTTCATCGACTGCGTGGGCTTCGAGGCGCGCGGCCACGCGGGCGGCGAGCAGCCGGCCGTGGTGCTGAACCAGGCCATGGCGCTGACGCGGGCCGCCGGCTCCATCGGCATCCCCGGCCTCTACGTCACCGAGGACCCCGGCGCCGTCGAGGAAGGCGCGAGGACTGGCAACCTGTCGCTGCGCTTCGGCCAGGGCTGGGCGAAGAGCCAGTCCTTCCACACCGGCCAGACCCCGACGCTGCGCTACAACCGCCAGCTCATGCAGGCGATCCTGCACGACCGGCTGCCGATCGCGGAGGTCGTCAACGCCACCGTGATCCCGCTGGAGCAGGCCGCGGAGGGCTACAAGTCCTTCGACGACGGGGCCGCCAAGAAGTTCGTGCTGGACCCCCACGGCCTGCTGGCGGCCTGA
- a CDS encoding DUF5615 family PIN-like protein → MRFFIDECISPSLVRDLHDLGYDAVHPRDLGRLGEADHTIFARAIHEDRIVVTENADDFRDLAARVDVHPGIIVLPSVARVEARRLMGEVVACLTAQDDVRAADLMVNAVLTIDGDGRITIEPLP, encoded by the coding sequence GTGAGGTTCTTCATCGACGAGTGCATCTCGCCGTCCCTGGTCCGCGACCTCCACGACCTCGGATACGACGCCGTCCACCCGCGAGATCTCGGGCGGCTCGGTGAGGCGGACCACACGATCTTCGCCCGCGCGATTCACGAAGACCGCATCGTCGTCACCGAGAATGCGGACGACTTCCGCGACCTCGCGGCGCGGGTGGACGTCCATCCCGGCATCATCGTGCTGCCGTCGGTCGCGCGGGTCGAAGCACGCCGGCTCATGGGCGAGGTCGTCGCCTGCCTCACCGCCCAGGACGACGTGCGGGCCGCCGACCTCATGGTCAATGCCGTGCTGACCATCGACGGCGATGGGCGGATCACGATCGAGCCCCTGCCGTAA